From Quercus lobata isolate SW786 chromosome 11, ValleyOak3.0 Primary Assembly, whole genome shotgun sequence:
ACTTCTCCTCCTCGGGCAGATCCTCGTTCTCGgcttgggccacaggcccaatataTGGATAAATAATGAACTTCTAGGCCCAAGGGCCctacacaatatatatatgataatttagTCTCaacccccaaacaaaaatttctggcTCCGCCCTAGCATGTGAGTATGGGCTATACTGCAACAACCTCTTATGGTGAATTTGCTTTTTGAGGTTTTGAATTTGGAGTGTTTTCACCTTGATATATGTTTCTATAAGGTTTTCACTTTCTGAACAAATATTTGTCTCTATcagtgtgtttgtgttttaattATGCTCTAGACTATCTCGTTGGTAATTAAACGATACTTTATTTGTGATTTGAATTGGATTCTAGTTAATTTCCTTGGTTAATAATTGAATCCATTaattcctccaaaaaaaagaaattaattgaaTCCATTAGCTAAGAATTGGTAGTTTAGTCGCTGGGGGTCTAAATTTGCAATTTCAGGTCAGAACaacttttttaagaaaactagAACATGACTAAACTCACTTGTTGCAAACATAGAGAGTGATGTGCACTAAAATGTTAGTATTCAGCTTTGAaactaagtaaaaaaataatcaaaatcacATATACAAGTCCCCCTTTGGTATTCAGCTTCGAACTGCACTTTTTCAAAGTTCGACTTTTTAAAATTGCATTTTGTTTAAGTGCAACTTtttttcaacaacacatttttttaaaaaactgaaaaaaaaagaaaaaaaaaaagaaaaaaaaaagaagaagttatatACCATATTGAGCAATTAATTAAGATAGCAATAACCTCGAAACAATAGGTCAAAATATATTGATACTGAAATAAGTTATTTTAATAAACAAACTAAAACGATGATAACCAAAACAGAATTGACAACTTTGATCAAAACTATTATTTAATTCGGGATTTGACCTTTGGTGACATtactttttagaagaaaatagaACATGACTAACATAAAGTTCACATATTGCTAACTTAGAGAGGCATTTGAACTAAAAGGTTGCTTTACAACCAATGATAggaatacttcaagaaataagacGAAAGCAATAAGAATAACAGATTTTAATCTGAGTttgtttggtaaaaaaaaaaaaaaaccctgcaTTAGGGGTTTGCTACTTCAAAAACTGTAAATCAagggaaaaatattttgttgtcAATGAAAAATATGCCCAATACAACGGAGAGGAGAACATTTTTGACCATTTACATACTAAACAAATCACTACAAATAAACTTTACACAAGAAAGGTTTTCTgcctctttccttctttctttctttctttttttttttttctttttttttttttttttttttggtgtgtttggTACAATAAAAACAGTAAGtcaatagaaaatgtttttttttttggtaacgtTACATACTCACGATTACTTATAAAagatatacaaaaaaaaaaaaaaaaaaaaaaaaccttaaaaaaatttcaatgataactttctatctctctctcttctctctaattaaaaccattttttttaatacaaaatagaatttctactctaacttaatctaagtgtatatgtgtgtaaaactatttcttgaaaatttgaacCCCGGCCTTTTTGGTAACGTTACATACTCACGATTACTTATAAAagatatacacaaaaaaaaaaaaaaaaaaaaaaaaaaaaaaaaaaaccttaaaaaactTTCAATGATAacttttctatctctctctctctctaattaaaaccattttttttaatacaaaatagaatttctactctaacttaatctaagtatatatgtgtgtaaaactatttcttgaaaacttaaactccggcctttgcccctacaactcacaagcacttatacttgtggaatgacCACCGCACTAAGAGTGCGCggtggtttttaaaaccattcgTTGATTACTACTAATTGACTCTTGACTTATCATTCACTTAAtccatatttgaattttttgtcaAACTAGTTGCTCACTTACTATAATTTTCAAGTATATTCTAAATTTGagatttattttcacatttgaggctcaaaataacccaaaaatataaaatatttttctatttaggGTTTAGCTTTGgtaaatgaaagtttttttttttttttttatattttttattctcatgtaAGTACGTGGATTTATAACAAATATTAACGATTTTCCATACAAGTCAACTaagaaaaaaaggtttttttattttattttatttttaactcatTTTCAATGTCACAACTAAACACATAAATAGGAGTAGTTTTCCAAAATTAACATTTGTTATCGAAATAAATGGAATCTTAATGAAAATTAAAGCAAATTAGcaaaagacaataaaaagaGGATGAAAAActgtcccttttttttattattatcatcaaataacaataaatttaaatacacaACAGATTTCCCAATACTTTTCATAACTATTGAGATAGCAACTTGTGATTGGTGTACGATAATTATGTTAGTAGAATGGTCTCTTCAAAAAGGATGTTGCGGCTAACAATCACAATTTGTTACCtcaacaaattatgaaaaaagatataaaaatttgttgcgtatgtatagcacacttgttaCTCTAGAGAGCAATGGTGCATTCCTTTGGAAGGGAAGGGAATCTTTTATGATCTGTACAGTAGTCATAATACATGTAGTACTTCCTAACCCATATGAGCATCTTTCTTTGCCTGGGATTTAGCTGACTGAATCTTGGATTGTTCCACCAATTAGAAGGGCTATTTGCCCTGCAAAAACCTGCATTTCCTCTCCAGAAACAAGCGTCGACCTTGTAGTTTCTGAAGGAAGCTATGAATGGGGCCTTTGACCAATCAATTTTGTCTTTGCCACCTCTTGTTGCCCAACCTTCACCATTCCAAATGCTGGCTACAAGGTTCATAGGCTTCCACTGAGGATATTGAACTCCCTTGTCTGCAAGGTTTCTGTAAACTCTTATGGGGATCCCATCCACCATGAACCTACAAGgggtaaaaaattgtaaaaaaaaccaataataataataataacctaaGGGGAAAAAATGGTCACTTGCAACGTGCTAGATATATTAGGCATATGAACAACAATCATACTTTCATAACTtcagggtttttcttttttccctctacaacttaatttaattacttggtttcctaaaaaaaaaaaattaattaattacttggTTTGATGAAATAACTACACCTAATAAGAAattttagcccaaaaaaaaaaattttccatttgttaGTTTTCTGGTGAGGtttaagactaaaaaataaaatctttttttttggaagaagaaaaaggtaaaaACCTTTTGACGTAAGTTGATTAAGTATAAATGAAGTGCAATACTTGAGGTAATATTCGATAAAGTGGCATACATAATTAGGTATATATTCCACAAGATTGAATAAGTATGGAAGTCCTTTGTTGGATCAAACCACAAGTGAATCCTCTGTTCCCGATTTCCGCTTCCATcagaaaaaatatttgtttgcagACCATATGGCTTCCCGATTACATTGCCAAGGAATTCAAAATCTACTTCGTCACGATTATTACTATCGCCCGACTTCAGCTGCAATGCATTGCattgccaaaaaaaaaccattatttatAAGCAATAATACAAGAAGAAAACAAGGGAGATGAAGAAAATATATGCTTACATAGAAGGCCACAACAGTGCCTGCAGAACGACCAGGTACTAGTTTGATTTGCATGTCGAATTGTCCAAATAAAAGCTTCACCTTCGAAGTGAAACCACAACCTAGAAGAAACGCAAGAgtgaaattaagagaaaaacattgaaaggatttgaaagttcaatgtgtttaatatattttccaaGTACCTGAATCATGGTCAAGCGACAAGGTTCTAAATCGGCCATTGGGAGAAGTATAAACATGGTTAGGGGAATATTCTATAATGAAATCCTGGTTATAGTTCCCTGAAAAAAGAGTTGCAACTGAAATTTTAATCAAGTTTAAGGTAACAAGGGCAATAAAGAGGATTTGTCTGTGACAATTCTTCAtggtgattttgattttttaatataaattgtgCTATGAGAATGGTAAGAATATGGTGGGATAAG
This genomic window contains:
- the LOC115966671 gene encoding probable xyloglucan endotransglucosylase/hydrolase protein 10, producing MKNCHRQILFIALVTLNLIKISVATLFSGNYNQDFIIEYSPNHVYTSPNGRFRTLSLDHDSGCGFTSKVKLLFGQFDMQIKLVPGRSAGTVVAFYLKSGDSNNRDEVDFEFLGNVIGKPYGLQTNIFSDGSGNREQRIHLWFDPTKDFHTYSILWNIYLIMFMVDGIPIRVYRNLADKGVQYPQWKPMNLVASIWNGEGWATRGGKDKIDWSKAPFIASFRNYKVDACFWRGNAGFCRANSPSNWWNNPRFSQLNPRQRKMLIWVRKYYMYYDYCTDHKRFPSLPKECTIAL